Proteins from a genomic interval of Zingiber officinale cultivar Zhangliang chromosome 2A, Zo_v1.1, whole genome shotgun sequence:
- the LOC122043462 gene encoding uncharacterized protein LOC122043462 isoform X2 yields the protein MSPAGSLHYASDTFSERMSDLVYAVKGKDTLVFHCALSQVAPFLLLSIVVAGVLVVNSTAVRGGFSNDPQDENDVGCYKGRFCRKRMVILADTILPKIESNKFNEIVDPTCADNMCSNSRIESKLEERSLKVIVLKATDKQSKKL from the exons ATGTCTCCGGCAG GGTCACTTCACTATGCCAGTGACACTTTCTCAGAGAGGATGTCGGACCTCGTCTACGCTGTCAAGGGCAAGGACACCCTAGTCTTTCATTGCGCCCTCAGCCAGGTCGCCCcttttcttctcttgtcaattGTTGTGGCTGGTGTGTTGGTGGTGAACTCCACTGCTGTGCGTGGTGGTTTTAG CAATGATCCTCAAGATGAGAATGACGTAGGGTGCTACAAGGGGAGGTTTTGCAGAAAAAGAATGGTTATTCTTGCTG ATACAATCTTGCCTAAGATTGAAAGTAACAAGTTTAATGAGATTGTGGATCCAACATGTGCAGACAACATGTGCAGCAATAGCAGAATAGAGTCTAAACTAGAG GAAAGAAGTTTGAAGGTGATTGTGTTGAAGGCAACGGACAAGCAATCAAAAAAGTTGTAG
- the LOC122043462 gene encoding uncharacterized protein LOC122043462 isoform X1 — MHTAFRDYERSYDAHIVGSLHYASDTFSERMSDLVYAVKGKDTLVFHCALSQVAPFLLLSIVVAGVLVVNSTAVRGGFSNDPQDENDVGCYKGRFCRKRMVILADTILPKIESNKFNEIVDPTCADNMCSNSRIESKLEERSLKVIVLKATDKQSKKL; from the exons ATGCATACTGCCTTCAGGGACTATGAGAGGAGTTACGACGCCCACATCGTAGGGTCACTTCACTATGCCAGTGACACTTTCTCAGAGAGGATGTCGGACCTCGTCTACGCTGTCAAGGGCAAGGACACCCTAGTCTTTCATTGCGCCCTCAGCCAGGTCGCCCcttttcttctcttgtcaattGTTGTGGCTGGTGTGTTGGTGGTGAACTCCACTGCTGTGCGTGGTGGTTTTAG CAATGATCCTCAAGATGAGAATGACGTAGGGTGCTACAAGGGGAGGTTTTGCAGAAAAAGAATGGTTATTCTTGCTG ATACAATCTTGCCTAAGATTGAAAGTAACAAGTTTAATGAGATTGTGGATCCAACATGTGCAGACAACATGTGCAGCAATAGCAGAATAGAGTCTAAACTAGAG GAAAGAAGTTTGAAGGTGATTGTGTTGAAGGCAACGGACAAGCAATCAAAAAAGTTGTAG
- the LOC122043462 gene encoding uncharacterized protein LOC122043462 isoform X5 codes for MSPAERMSDLVYAVKGKDTLVFHCALSQVAPFLLLSIVVAGVLVVNSTAVRGGFSNDPQDENDVGCYKGRFCRKRMVILADTILPKIESNKFNEIVDPTCADNMCSNSRIESKLEERSLKVIVLKATDKQSKKL; via the exons ATGTCTCCGGCAG AGAGGATGTCGGACCTCGTCTACGCTGTCAAGGGCAAGGACACCCTAGTCTTTCATTGCGCCCTCAGCCAGGTCGCCCcttttcttctcttgtcaattGTTGTGGCTGGTGTGTTGGTGGTGAACTCCACTGCTGTGCGTGGTGGTTTTAG CAATGATCCTCAAGATGAGAATGACGTAGGGTGCTACAAGGGGAGGTTTTGCAGAAAAAGAATGGTTATTCTTGCTG ATACAATCTTGCCTAAGATTGAAAGTAACAAGTTTAATGAGATTGTGGATCCAACATGTGCAGACAACATGTGCAGCAATAGCAGAATAGAGTCTAAACTAGAG GAAAGAAGTTTGAAGGTGATTGTGTTGAAGGCAACGGACAAGCAATCAAAAAAGTTGTAG
- the LOC122044311 gene encoding UPF0481 protein At3g47200-like: MVSDMESKLDILNEEANERREEPTIFKVPEILRGVDPEAYEPKMVALGPYHHHHHQIKGHLEGMNELKWHFLNKLLHQNPELGLRDYLRLVKGNANRARDAYAERLDMSEDDLVQILLLDSVFVIMNLWLWKMGDGYGSEAMQNNPSVVMNMPRSQSLLGRDMLLLENQLPFFLLQTLFDSAFPNEHSQLTSWVVEFFSAFADNDQKPPKVPDRSEVQFHHILHLFHSLIVVPPKGSSTTTAGRADQNMSDDPQDLQLGWIPSATWLEEAGIKFKRREKALSFLDVSFRNGELEIPRIEVDDDTNILFRNLIAFEQCYGKASTDVTAYASLMSCIVETPVDVGLLQRNGIIISGLGSNKGVANLFNRLCKEVVVNHDTCYIASVFKEVNEHCGAYCNKWRADLCHKYFRSPWTVSSIGAAILLFLIAIAQLVFAILKRH, from the coding sequence ATGGTGAGCGATATGGAAAGCAAGTTGGATATCTTGAACGAGGAGGCGAACGAACGAAGAGAAGAGCCGACGATCTTTAAAGTCCCAGAAATCCTTCGAGGAGTCGATCCCGAGGCCTACGAGCCGAAGATGGTCGCACTGGGACcctaccaccaccaccaccaccaaattAAGGGCCATCTCGAGGGCATGAACGAGCTCAAATGGCACTTCCTGAACAAGCTACTGCACCAGAACCCTGAGCTTGGCTTGAGGGACTACCTCAGACTGGTCAAGGGAAATGCAAACAGAGCGCGCGATGCTTATGCAGAGCGACTAGACATGAGCGAAGATGACTTGGTGCAGATCTTGCTGCTGGACAGCGTGTTCGTGATCATGAACTTGTGGCTATGGAAGATGGGCGATGGATATGGATCGGAGGCGATGCAGAATAATCCAAGTGTAGTTATGAACATGCCGCGATCACAAAGTCTGTTGGGGAGAGATATGCTGCTGCTAGAGAATCAGCTCCCCTTCTTTCTGCTTCAAACTCTGTTTGACTCGGCATTTCCCAACGAACATAGCCAGTTGACGAGTTGGGTGGTCGAGTTCTTCAGTGCGTTCGCCGATAATGATCAGAAACCGCCCAAAGTGCCTGATCGCAGCGAAGTACAGTTTCATCATATTCTTCACCTTTTCCATTCTCTCATCGTCGTCCCACCGAAGGGCAGCAGTACTACTACTGCAGGTCGAGCTGATCAAAACATGAGCGATGATCCACAAGATCTGCAGTTAGGATGGATCCCGAGTGCAACGTGGCTGGAGGAGGCAGGAATAAAGTTTAAGAGGAGGGAGAAGGCCCTGAGCTTTTTGGACGTCAGCTTTAGGAATGGCGAGTTGGAGATCCCTCGGATCGAGGTCGACGACGACACGAACATCCTGTTCAGGAACCTGATCGCGTTCGAGCAGTGCTACGGGAAGGCGAGCACCGACGTGACGGCCTACGCCTCGCTCATGTCTTGCATCGTCGAAACTCCTGTCGACGTTGGATTGCTCCAAAGGAATGGAATCATCATCAGTGGACTCGGAAGCAACAAGGGGGTGGCTAATCTGTTCAACAGGCTCTGCAAGGAGGTGGTGGTTAACCACGACACGTGCTACATCGCGAGCGTCTTCAAGGAGGTCAACGAGCATTGCGGCGCCTATTGCAATAAATGGCGTGCGGATCTATGTCACAAGTACTTCCGTAGTCCTTGGACAGTTTCCTCGATTGGTGCCGCCATTTTGCTCTTCCTAATTGCCATCGCGCAACTTGTTTTTGCTATTCTTAAACGACATTGA
- the LOC122043462 gene encoding uncharacterized protein LOC122043462 isoform X4: MHTAFRDYERSYDAHIVGSLHYASDTFSERMSDLVYAVKGKDTLVFHCALSQVAPFLLLSIVVAGVLVVNSTAVRGGFSNDPQDENDVGCYKGRFCRKRMVILADTILPKIESNKFNEIVDPTCADNMCSNSRIESKLENTN; this comes from the exons ATGCATACTGCCTTCAGGGACTATGAGAGGAGTTACGACGCCCACATCGTAGGGTCACTTCACTATGCCAGTGACACTTTCTCAGAGAGGATGTCGGACCTCGTCTACGCTGTCAAGGGCAAGGACACCCTAGTCTTTCATTGCGCCCTCAGCCAGGTCGCCCcttttcttctcttgtcaattGTTGTGGCTGGTGTGTTGGTGGTGAACTCCACTGCTGTGCGTGGTGGTTTTAG CAATGATCCTCAAGATGAGAATGACGTAGGGTGCTACAAGGGGAGGTTTTGCAGAAAAAGAATGGTTATTCTTGCTG ATACAATCTTGCCTAAGATTGAAAGTAACAAGTTTAATGAGATTGTGGATCCAACATGTGCAGACAACATGTGCAGCAATAGCAGAATAGAGTCTAAACTAGAG AATACAAATTAG
- the LOC122043462 gene encoding uncharacterized protein LOC122043462 isoform X3 yields the protein MHTAFRDYERSYDAHIVGSLHYASDTFSERMSDLVYAVKGKDTLVFHCALSQVAPFLLLSIVVAGVLVVNSTAVRGGFSNDPQDENDVGCYKGRFCRKRMVILAGKKFEGDCVEGNGQAIKKVVAGIGIIKEKKKGKEGECSSG from the exons ATGCATACTGCCTTCAGGGACTATGAGAGGAGTTACGACGCCCACATCGTAGGGTCACTTCACTATGCCAGTGACACTTTCTCAGAGAGGATGTCGGACCTCGTCTACGCTGTCAAGGGCAAGGACACCCTAGTCTTTCATTGCGCCCTCAGCCAGGTCGCCCcttttcttctcttgtcaattGTTGTGGCTGGTGTGTTGGTGGTGAACTCCACTGCTGTGCGTGGTGGTTTTAG CAATGATCCTCAAGATGAGAATGACGTAGGGTGCTACAAGGGGAGGTTTTGCAGAAAAAGAATGGTTATTCTTGCTG GAAAGAAGTTTGAAGGTGATTGTGTTGAAGGCAACGGACAAGCAATCAAAAAAGTTGTAGCTGGTATTGGAATTATCAAG gaaaagaagaaaggaaaagaaggcgAATGCAGCTCAGGATGa